The DNA region GGGGATACCACTTCTTTCCAGCTGAATATATTTGCAAACCCTGGAAACAGTGGAAGTCCCGTATTCAATGATAAAGGTGAATTGATTGGAATGATTAAGGGAAAACCAAAAGATTCCCCAGGAGCTTCTTATGCAGTTAAATCTGAAATCATTCAGGAGTTTATTAAAAACTCAAAGGAAGACTTAAAACTAAATAAGAAAAACAAGCTTAAAACACTGAACAGAAAGGAAAAAGCTAAGCATTTGGATCAATATATTTTTAAGGTGAAGATATATTAAAAAATTTCGATTGTGATATGAGTAAAATTTATGTTAATTGAACTTCAAGCAATAAATCAATTGTTTGAATGAAGATCGGATAGACCATGAACGACATCTCCAACAAAAACGATATCAAGACATTAGTTGACCGCTTTTATGAAAAAGTAAACAGTGATGAATTGCTGTCACCTATATTTAACGGTCATGCTGAAGTGGACTGGCCGGAACACCTTCCTACTATGTATGATTTCTGGAACAGCCTTCTTTTTGGTTCTATGGAATATAAAGGACAACCCTTTCCAAAACATATGACTCTGCCTGTAACAAAAGAGCATTTCGAAAGATGGATACAGTTATTTACTGCTACACTGGAGGAAAATTTTGAAGGCCCTAAGGCAGATGAAGCCCTGTCAAGAGCCATGAACATTGCCCGAGTATTCATGACAAAAATGGCCTTATTGTAACTTATTTTTATTATCAGGCAATTCCATCAATGCCTTAATTACCTCTCCCTTCCAGCAGCCAGGAATCGTACAGTTTAGAATACTGGCAAGCGTAACAGGAAGATCATAATTATGCAATCTATCCGGAAGCCTTAATCCAACCGGAATTCCGACACCTGCTAAAATCAAAGGAACCTCTCTTAACTTCTTTGATCTGCCTCCATGCCCTTTTCCATTAAATCCATGATCTGAAGTAATAATAAAAATTGTACTATCCAGCGCATTTCCTTCCCTCATCTTTTCAAGTATAACTCCCGTAAGTGAGTCAGCTCTTTCGACAGCAGTTTTATACTGATTACTACGATATCCATAAGTATGGCCGGCTTTATCAACAAGGTCCAAATGAATAAAGGTCAGCAATGGCTTTTCTTTAATTATATAATCAGAAGCTTTTAATATTAGTCCACTTCCTTTCTCATGATAACTATAAGTTAAAGTATTAAACTCTATTAGTTCTGTAAATTCTTTCCACTCATGAAACACAACTATATTTTCATCAGGGTATCTATCTCTCATAACTTTGAATATAGTGGGTACAGTATTTCCCTTCTCCTGATTGCAAAAAAAATGGTCTTTAAAATCTGATTTTCTCCATTTATTATCCTTTATCTGATGATCTTTGGTAGATACCCCCATAAGCAATGAGGCCCAATTAGGATTACTCAAAGTGGGCAGTACTGCATTGACATTGTATGAATACGAGCCCATAGTAGCGAGACTATCCCACACCGGTGTATTGGCTTTTTTCAGTATTCTTGAACCCAACCCGTCAACTCCTATAAAAACTATTCTCTTCTGACTGAAAACAGATGAAATAAAGAGAATATAAAAAAACAAAACGGTATAAATTTTCCTCATCGCAAGACCTTTCTGAATATTTAAGTCATTACGATTAAAAAAAGTTATAAAAAAGGCGGGAGATCGCTCTCCCGCCCAACTTTAAATTAACCAAAACATAGAAACTATTACTCTACAATTACTTTATATACCTTTTGAATATTTCCTGCCTCTATCATTACAAAATACAAACCACTTGGAAAACCTGAGATATCGACAGCGAGACCGTCATCTGATTTCAGATCTGTTCTGCTATTCTGGTACACTGTATTTCCAAAAGAGTTTTGAATGCTTATCACCAGTTCCTGATTTTCGTTTACCATTGATTGAATAGTCAACACATCCTTCGCGGGGTTAGGATAAACTGAGAAAAACAGGTTTTCAAAATTTACAGCTACCATCTTACTTGTTGTTTGACTTCCGTCAGTGTCAACTTCTACGATTCTGTAATAAGCTACGGAACTTACAGGATTTTTGTCAACAAAGGAATAATTAGTAACCAATGAAGTATTGCCACTTGCCTGAACAGTACCTATTTTCTGGAAGGATATACCATCTACAGATCTTTCTACAATAAAGTTATTACTATTATTTTCCCAGGCTGTACTCCAGATTACTTCAACTCCATTTTTGATGCCTTTAGCAGCAAAATTCAGGAATTCTATAGGCAACGTACATTCGTAGATAGCTTTTACCGGTACACGGGCACATGGAGTGCCCGCAGATATTGCCCATCTCCACATACCAGGAACAGAAGAGGCAGGCTGACCAGACATCGGTCCGACAAATCTGACAGAAGACGCATATGTTGTTCCCCATGTCATACCACCATTATACCATCCCATATCATGATTATTTGGAGCCGGTTCAGCATATTCAATTCTATATCCTGTCCCTGCCGGTACTGAAACATTTGCAGGTACTTTTACCCATTGCCATGTTCCACCTGCTGTACAACCAGCGCCAGTAGGATAACTATAAGTTACAGATCCCCCAGGTATTATAGTACCAGATGAATTTACAATATTAAAAGCCATGGTCGTGGGACAACCATAAACTATTACATACATCCAGACAGAATCTATCACAAATGGTGTTATTGCATCAAAGACAAACTTAGTTTCATTTTGTACTCCACGCTGGCCAAAACCAGTGAAAGAGCCGGTAGAAGCCAAAGAAGGCCCTATTGTTGCCTTAAATGAAGAGGTATCTTCTACATAAAAAGTATAGTCAGAAGTTGCGGATGCAGAGAAGGTATATGTATTTCCTCCTTTCTGAAGCAGGTTAGCAGGAGCAGTTCCTGTTGGACTGTTCCACCACTTATATTTACCGCTATTTGCAGGAGTCACTGAAACTGTTGCATTTTTTACCGGACAAAATATTGTATTCTGAGGTACAGGAGCAGTTGTCGTAATGACAGAAATGTCTGATACAGTACCACAAGTTGGATCTATAACATCGACCCTATAGGTGCCTGGAGTATTTACAAAGAAAGTCTTCGAAGAATCATTACCACCTGCACGTGTCGGAAATCCTTTATACCATTTATATTTAACCCCAACCCCTGCATGTCCGGCATCTAGTGTAACAGAAGCCGGATCGCATAAACTAAGATTAGGAATATCCACAGTAAAAGTATTTAATATAACAATCTGATCAGATTTTGGACAAGATCCATTATCAGAGACACAAACGGTATAAGTACCGGGGGCAGTTATTACCCTTGAATAAGGAGCAGACATGCCCATTCCGGAAGGACCATCTGACCAGGTAACTGATGTTGTTGAATTATGAGGAATAGCAGCATCAAGAGTAATTGAACCACCAGTACCACAAATAGTCCTATCTGCACCCAGATTTGGCTGAGGACCTGGAGCTCCATATGCACAACCAGGAATAAACGAAATATCATCAATTGCAAAGTCAACATATTGATCACAACCTGTAGTTGTAGTATTTTCAATACTAATAGTCGTAGGGCCAGACGATGTACCTGAATTCCAGACTGCTTCGTATTTAACCCATGTTCCACTTGTAGTAGGTGCTGAAATAGTTGTTGGTAAGTCCGTGGTACCAACAGTAAACCGCAAAGTACCAGGAGGATCATTATTATTCTTTAATGCGTTTATCCAGACACTGAAATAATAGTTTGTATTAGGCTCAACAACAATTCCGCTTTGCTGCCAGAGTTTAATTCCCGGCACACAAATACCGTCTACCATTAACATATTATTATCTGCAGAAGGAGAGTGATCTGTTAAAGCTGCATTGAATGCTGAGTTAAATACACTTGGGTTACTTCCCACATGGATAAAACCAGGAGAAGAAAAGTTTTGAGTAGCCGGAGGGTCAAACTTAAGGTAACCATTTGTTCGGGATGGATCGCTGGTATAAGTCCAGTCAGCATATCCCTGAGAGAAATCGCCGTTTTTTACAAGATTGGTTCCGCTGGAGACAGATGAACAAATCTGGGAAAAGGTAGGACCATTATGTAATATTATCGTGATAAAAATCAAAACAATTTTTTTCACGAAAGTTTCGAGGGGTTTCATCTTTTAGATGTTTTGGTTAGTAATCAGAAGATTATATACTTTAATACGCAAAAAAATCTAAAGTAACCGCCAAATAGAAAAATTTCAATAAAAAAATAGACCAAACCAATAAAAATACTCACGTACCAATAAAAAGCTTAGTATCAACACTGTAAATATAACTATTCAAATAAAAAATAGAATACAAGTAAAACGAAAAACAAATAATCTAACTTACAACAGAGAGTAATAAAATAACAGAAATAGTTTAAAAAAGGCATTAAAATCCCTTTTTTAAATAATACTTTTCATATTTTAATTAGATAAAAAGAAAAGAAACTAAAGTATCCTAAATTGAAAAGTTGTGAATTAAGAATAAGGATGGGAGCAAAAATCCACAAACAAAAAAAGCCCTGAAAATCAGGGCTTTTTTCTAAAAGCAGAGAGGAAGGGATTCGAACCCTCGATACCCTTTTGAGGTATACACACTTTCCAGGCGTGCTCCTTCAACCACTCGGACACCTCTCTGTAAAATACTCACTATTGAAAAATGAGAGTGCAAAGAAACCAACATTTTATTAAAACACAAAAAGGAATGATAAAATAAATCCATCCTCTGACTTTTTAATCCATCTCACCTCTCATTGAATCTTCTAAAGAGGCTTTTACATTTTCGCTAAAAGGCTTATTAGCAAGCACAAACATCATTTTAGTAATGGCAGCTTCTGTAGTAATATTTTTACCACTGATTACTCCGGATTTTTCCAGGTGTCTGCTTGTATCATACCTTCCCTGAAAAACAGTTCCTCCAATACACTGACTTACATTTAAAACTACAATCCCCTTCTTTGATGCATTTTTTAAAATATCTTCAAGCCATGCATCCGTCGGAGCATTGCCAGATCCAAAAGTTTCCAGAACAACACCTTTCAAACCTGAAGTATTGAAAAGACATTCTACTACCTCTTTGGTAATCCCAGGAAATAGTTTAACTATAAGGACATTGGAATCTAGCTTCGTATATATTCTAAAAGGCTTGTCAGGAGGGCTATACAAAACTGCTTCATTAAACTCTATTGAAATTCCAGCCTCTGCAAGATTAGGGTAATTTTCTGATAAGAAAGCGTCAAAATGGCTGCTCTGAAGTTTCTTTGACCTGTTGCCACGCATTAATGCATGATTAAAGTAAATACAAACCTCTTTGACAATCGGTTTACCATTTTTTCTTGCTGCTGCAATTTCTATGGCTGTCACAAGGTTTTCTCTTGCATCTGACCTAACCTCAGACAAAGGAAGCTGAGCACCAGTAAAGATTACGGGCTTATTAAGATTTTCCATCATGAAACTCACGGCAGAAGCTGTATAAGCCATTGTATCCGTTCCGTGCAAAATCACGAAACCATCATACTCCTGATATTGCTGATAAATAAGCTCTACCAATGCAATCCAGTGCGAGGGCTTCATATTGCTCGAATCAATCGGTTTCACGAAAGATATCAACTCCAGAGTCAGATTGAATCTACCTAATTCAGGCAATGTCGAGATGATATCAGAAAAATCGAATGGCACTAAGCTTCTGACCATAGGATCATAATGCATTCCCATGGTACCTCCAGTATATATGATAAGCATCCGCCCCTGAGCTTGAGGGCTGATATGAAGTTCTACCTTAGGAGTAAACATTTCCAAAAAGCTTATCTGCATTTTCAGAAGTAACTCTGGCTACTTCTTCCTCTGAACATCTTTTAACTTCTGCCAGCTTCTTTATCACTAAAGGAATATATCCAGGTTCATTTCTTTTACCTCTATACGGAACAGGCGCCAGATAAGGGGCATCCGTTTCCAGCACTATATTGCAGAGTTCTGCTGATTCCAACACCTTATCAAGACCGCTATTTTTAAAAGTAATAACTCCGCCTATTCCAATGTAAAATCCGATTTCATTTATTTCATCGATATCTTTCTTTTCACCGGTAAAACAATGAAATACCCCTGTCTGGTGATCTGATTTAACCTTCAATAGCAAATCCATGGTTTCTCTGTAGGAATTGCGGCAATGGATTGATATAGGTAAGTTATGTCTGGCTGCCAATTGGATCTGAATAGCAAATGCTTCCTCCTGCCAATCTTTATGAGTTGTATCCCAGTATAGATCTATGCCGATCTCTCCTACAGCAGCAAATTTTCTTTTATTCAGCCAGGCTTCAATTTCATAAAGATCTTTTTCAAAATCTTTCTTCACGTAGCATGGATGTAGCCCCATCATTGGCATGCAAAGATCCGGATACTTATGTTCCATTTCAAGCATCCTGTCTATGCTTTGCAAATCCACGTTTGGCATAAAGAGTTTTTTAAGACCAGATGCTCTTGCTTTTTCAAGTACATCTGTAGTGTCCTTTTCAAACTCTTCAGCATATATATGCGCGTGAGTATCGATATAAGTAAAATCCATAATTTAAAATCTTCTTCCCTTCCACTCGATTTTACCGGGCTTCAGGTAATATAATAAAGTTAATAACGAAATAAATCCGGTATAAAATTCATAAATGATTATATACTTCCACAAAGGAAACTTATAATCAATCTTTTTATACACCCTGTTTATAAATGAGTATTGTAATAACAATTTGCCCGACCAAATAAGTATGGCAAAGTTGGGCAGAACAAACATTGTACATAGAATAACTGGAAAAAATAAGGATTGCAATAAAAGCAGCGTGGATAATACAATAGGAATATGAACTGCACCCTGCATCCATCGACGCCTTTGATTTAACAATCTTTTTAAACTATTAAGAGGTTTGGAATAAGCGAGTACTCCTGATCCCATGAG from Sporocytophaga myxococcoides includes:
- a CDS encoding group III truncated hemoglobin yields the protein MNDISNKNDIKTLVDRFYEKVNSDELLSPIFNGHAEVDWPEHLPTMYDFWNSLLFGSMEYKGQPFPKHMTLPVTKEHFERWIQLFTATLEENFEGPKADEALSRAMNIARVFMTKMALL
- a CDS encoding alkaline phosphatase family protein, translating into MRKIYTVLFFYILFISSVFSQKRIVFIGVDGLGSRILKKANTPVWDSLATMGSYSYNVNAVLPTLSNPNWASLLMGVSTKDHQIKDNKWRKSDFKDHFFCNQEKGNTVPTIFKVMRDRYPDENIVVFHEWKEFTELIEFNTLTYSYHEKGSGLILKASDYIIKEKPLLTFIHLDLVDKAGHTYGYRSNQYKTAVERADSLTGVILEKMREGNALDSTIFIITSDHGFNGKGHGGRSKKLREVPLILAGVGIPVGLRLPDRLHNYDLPVTLASILNCTIPGCWKGEVIKALMELPDNKNKLQ
- a CDS encoding T9SS type A sorting domain-containing protein gives rise to the protein MKPLETFVKKIVLIFITIILHNGPTFSQICSSVSSGTNLVKNGDFSQGYADWTYTSDPSRTNGYLKFDPPATQNFSSPGFIHVGSNPSVFNSAFNAALTDHSPSADNNMLMVDGICVPGIKLWQQSGIVVEPNTNYYFSVWINALKNNNDPPGTLRFTVGTTDLPTTISAPTTSGTWVKYEAVWNSGTSSGPTTISIENTTTTGCDQYVDFAIDDISFIPGCAYGAPGPQPNLGADRTICGTGGSITLDAAIPHNSTTSVTWSDGPSGMGMSAPYSRVITAPGTYTVCVSDNGSCPKSDQIVILNTFTVDIPNLSLCDPASVTLDAGHAGVGVKYKWYKGFPTRAGGNDSSKTFFVNTPGTYRVDVIDPTCGTVSDISVITTTAPVPQNTIFCPVKNATVSVTPANSGKYKWWNSPTGTAPANLLQKGGNTYTFSASATSDYTFYVEDTSSFKATIGPSLASTGSFTGFGQRGVQNETKFVFDAITPFVIDSVWMYVIVYGCPTTMAFNIVNSSGTIIPGGSVTYSYPTGAGCTAGGTWQWVKVPANVSVPAGTGYRIEYAEPAPNNHDMGWYNGGMTWGTTYASSVRFVGPMSGQPASSVPGMWRWAISAGTPCARVPVKAIYECTLPIEFLNFAAKGIKNGVEVIWSTAWENNSNNFIVERSVDGISFQKIGTVQASGNTSLVTNYSFVDKNPVSSVAYYRIVEVDTDGSQTTSKMVAVNFENLFFSVYPNPAKDVLTIQSMVNENQELVISIQNSFGNTVYQNSRTDLKSDDGLAVDISGFPSGLYFVMIEAGNIQKVYKVIVE
- a CDS encoding asparaginase; translation: MQISFLEMFTPKVELHISPQAQGRMLIIYTGGTMGMHYDPMVRSLVPFDFSDIISTLPELGRFNLTLELISFVKPIDSSNMKPSHWIALVELIYQQYQEYDGFVILHGTDTMAYTASAVSFMMENLNKPVIFTGAQLPLSEVRSDARENLVTAIEIAAARKNGKPIVKEVCIYFNHALMRGNRSKKLQSSHFDAFLSENYPNLAEAGISIEFNEAVLYSPPDKPFRIYTKLDSNVLIVKLFPGITKEVVECLFNTSGLKGVVLETFGSGNAPTDAWLEDILKNASKKGIVVLNVSQCIGGTVFQGRYDTSRHLEKSGVISGKNITTEAAITKMMFVLANKPFSENVKASLEDSMRGEMD
- a CDS encoding TatD family hydrolase, which translates into the protein MDFTYIDTHAHIYAEEFEKDTTDVLEKARASGLKKLFMPNVDLQSIDRMLEMEHKYPDLCMPMMGLHPCYVKKDFEKDLYEIEAWLNKRKFAAVGEIGIDLYWDTTHKDWQEEAFAIQIQLAARHNLPISIHCRNSYRETMDLLLKVKSDHQTGVFHCFTGEKKDIDEINEIGFYIGIGGVITFKNSGLDKVLESAELCNIVLETDAPYLAPVPYRGKRNEPGYIPLVIKKLAEVKRCSEEEVARVTSENADKLFGNVYS